A window from Drosophila nasuta strain 15112-1781.00 chromosome 3, ASM2355853v1, whole genome shotgun sequence encodes these proteins:
- the LOC132794366 gene encoding protein charybde isoform X1: MKMEVLSVQNHIQGQFGVIGTTKVKDWTSPLTAPAPLTASATGVAATAPPTSAVAAAAAAEVNVADVDIGDVDVVDGHPASVLHMRQHQHYALNPTRPRLSSSASTSSTTSSGAAVSTAKPPASPLAFDGVSSAAAYMSNVLQAAPPAPPPTLPASPMQSTAASRFGAIDNLDDVNPGAVQELSQRLQTKLRDAKSRHLACTEVTLPNDLTQRIAAEIIRMSEREPCGERACTIFIEFESEPDNARRIASFKVDPDTVSIFELYLTLKQDKSGWTSLLPQFIKNLTRSNTIMISPDFTLTKNKLYSSE, from the exons ACTGGACGAGTCCGCTGACTGCACCAGCACCGTTAACGGCTTCAGCAACGGGCGTCGCAGCTACTGCGCCGCCAACatcagcagtagcagcagctgctgcagccgaGGTGAACGTGGCTGACGTGGATATTGGTGACGTTGATGTTGTGGATGGACATCCAGCATCGGTGCTGCACATGCGTCAGCATCAACATTACGCGCTCAATCCGACGCGACCTCGCCTCTCTTCCTCGGCATCAACATCATCGACAACATCCTCAGGAGCAGCGGTATCGACGGCCAAGCCTCCAGCTTCGCCACTGGCCTTTGATGGGGTCAGCAGCGCTGCCGCCTATATGTCGAATGTATTGCAGGCAGCTCCGCCGGCGCCGCCACCCACGCTGCCCGCCTCCCCAATGCAGTCGACGGCGGCGTCGCGCTTCGGCGCCATTGACAATCTGGACGATGTAAATCCAGGCGCTGTGCAGGAGCTTTCGCAGCGACTGCAGACAAAACTGCGCGATGCAAAGAGTCGCCATCTCGCTTGCACCGAGGTGACGCTGCCTAACGATCTCACCCAACGCATTGCAGCCGAAATAATACGCATGTCGGAGCGAGAGCCGTGCGGAGAGCGAGCTTGCACTATTTTCATTGAGTTCGAGAGCGAGCCAGACAACGCTAG GCGCATTGCTTCGTTCAAGGTTGATCCGGACACTGTGTCCATTTTCGAGCTTTATTTGACGCTGAAGCAGGACAAAAGCGGCTGGACCTCGCTACTGCCTCAGTTTATCAA AAATCTTACACGCAGCAATACGATTATGATCAGTCCCGATTTCACCTTGACCAAGAATAAGCTTTACTCGTCCGAGTAG
- the LOC132794366 gene encoding protein charybde isoform X2: MRQHQHYALNPTRPRLSSSASTSSTTSSGAAVSTAKPPASPLAFDGVSSAAAYMSNVLQAAPPAPPPTLPASPMQSTAASRFGAIDNLDDVNPGAVQELSQRLQTKLRDAKSRHLACTEVTLPNDLTQRIAAEIIRMSEREPCGERACTIFIEFESEPDNARRIASFKVDPDTVSIFELYLTLKQDKSGWTSLLPQFIKNLTRSNTIMISPDFTLTKNKLYSSE, translated from the exons ATGCGTCAGCATCAACATTACGCGCTCAATCCGACGCGACCTCGCCTCTCTTCCTCGGCATCAACATCATCGACAACATCCTCAGGAGCAGCGGTATCGACGGCCAAGCCTCCAGCTTCGCCACTGGCCTTTGATGGGGTCAGCAGCGCTGCCGCCTATATGTCGAATGTATTGCAGGCAGCTCCGCCGGCGCCGCCACCCACGCTGCCCGCCTCCCCAATGCAGTCGACGGCGGCGTCGCGCTTCGGCGCCATTGACAATCTGGACGATGTAAATCCAGGCGCTGTGCAGGAGCTTTCGCAGCGACTGCAGACAAAACTGCGCGATGCAAAGAGTCGCCATCTCGCTTGCACCGAGGTGACGCTGCCTAACGATCTCACCCAACGCATTGCAGCCGAAATAATACGCATGTCGGAGCGAGAGCCGTGCGGAGAGCGAGCTTGCACTATTTTCATTGAGTTCGAGAGCGAGCCAGACAACGCTAG GCGCATTGCTTCGTTCAAGGTTGATCCGGACACTGTGTCCATTTTCGAGCTTTATTTGACGCTGAAGCAGGACAAAAGCGGCTGGACCTCGCTACTGCCTCAGTTTATCAA AAATCTTACACGCAGCAATACGATTATGATCAGTCCCGATTTCACCTTGACCAAGAATAAGCTTTACTCGTCCGAGTAG